One genomic region from Labeo rohita strain BAU-BD-2019 chromosome 7, IGBB_LRoh.1.0, whole genome shotgun sequence encodes:
- the pop7 gene encoding ribonuclease P protein subunit p20 translates to MAEPRSPVSASVPHTPMVLPTPEGPTLEMDPMEYTLRKRLPRKLPKRRNDVYVNMKTDFKAQLARCQKLLDAHREICIHGLGLAINRAINIALQLQTSSQGALQLAANTSTVELIDDLEPEDPDEAGEPLTRTRNNSAIHIKVFYPNP, encoded by the coding sequence ATGGCTGAGCCACGCAGCCCGGTGTCTGCTTCTGTACCCCACACTCCAATGGTGCTCCCCACCCCAGAGGGCCCAACGCTTGAGATGGACCCGATGGAGTACACCCTCCGTAAGCGACTGCCCCGCAAACTGCCCAAACGACGGAACGACGTCTACGTCAATATGAAAACAGACTTCAAGGCCCAGCTGGCGAGGTGTCAGAAACTTCTGGACGCTCATAGGGAAATCTGCATCCACGGTCTGGGACTGGCTATCAACCGGGCCATTAACATTGCCCTGCAGCTTCAGACGTCCAGCCAGGGTGCACTGCAGCTGGCAGCCAACACGTCTACCGTAGAGCTCATAGATGATCTGGAGCCCGAAGATCCGGATGAGGCAGGAGAGCCGCTTACACGCACCCGTAATAACTCGGCCATCCACATCAAAGTGTTTTATCCCAACCCGTAG
- the mettl3 gene encoding N6-adenosine-methyltransferase subunit METTL3 has product MSDTWSHIQAHKKQLDSLRERLQRRRKDTTQLGIEIGGAEGGSARSDSPGPALQSPPQVEVDQPPDPELETRLLGYLSELSLSLPIDSLAITNQLNTSESAVSHVCIQSLLLKFSAQELIEVRQPSITASSSSSSSTLVTSVDHTKLWAMIGSTAQPQRTAVKRKGDDIIHQKRAPGSSPLLQAPSSPPKKSSASLGPASNSQLTGSSGVGGGGTEKKGRSNKVQASHLDMEIESLLSQQSTKEQQSKKVSQEILELLNTSSAKEQSIVEKFRSRGRAQVQEFCDHGTKEECVQSGDTPQPCTKLHFRRIINKHTDESLGDCSFLNTCFHMDTCKYVHYEIDSPPEAEGDTLGPQAGATELGLHSTVGDSNVGKLFPSQWICCDIRYLDVSILGKFAVVMADPPWDIHMELPYGTLTDDEMRKLNIPILQDDGFLFLWVTGRAMELGRECLSLWGYERVDEIIWVKTNQLQRIIRTGRTGHWLNHGKEHCLVGVKGNPQGFNRGLDCDVIVAEVRSTSHKPDEIYGMIERLSPGTRKIELFGRPHNVQPNWITLGNQLDGIHLLDPEVVARFKKRYPDGVISKPKNM; this is encoded by the exons ATGTCGGACACATGGAGTCACATCCAGGCGCACAAAAAGCAGCTGGATTCCCTGCGAGAGAGGCTGCAGAGGAGAAGAAAAGACACAACTCAACTGGGCATCG AGATTGGAGGTGCTGAGGGTGGATCTGCAAGGAGCGACAGCCCTGGACCCGCGCTCCAGAGTCCACCGCAAGTGGAAGTTGATCAACCTCCAGACCCGGAACTAGAGACGAGGCTGCTGGGATACTTGTCAGAACTGAGTCTTTCTTTGCCAATTGATTCCCTAGCCATCACCAACCAGCTAAACACA TCTGAGTCTGCAGTTTCCCATGTCTGCATCCAAAGCCTCCTCCTCAAATTTTCTGCCCAAGAGCTTATTGAAGTTCGGCAGCCATCCATTACGGCCTCCTcgtcctcttcctcctccaccCTTGTCACTTCAGTCGACCACACCAAACTATGGGCTATGATTGGCAGCACAGCCCAGCCACAGAGAACTGCCGTTAAAAGAAAAGGAGATGACATAATCCATCAAAAAAGAGCCCCAGGCTCCTCCCCTTTGCTTCAAGCACCATCTTCACCTCCAAAGAAATCCTCTGCCTCGCTGGGTCCTGCCTCAAACTCGCAGCTTACCGGATCCTCTGGGGTTGGAGGGGGCGGGACTGAGAAAAAAGGCCGGAGCAATAAGGTGCAAGCATCTCATCTGGACATGGAGATTGAGAGTCTACTGAGCCAGCAGTCCACTAAGGAACAGCAAAGCAAAAAG GTGAGCCAAGAGATCCTAGAGCTGTTGAACACCAGTTCGGCAAAGGAACAGTCGATTGTGGAGAAGTTTCGTTCACGAGGCAGAGCTCAAGTACAGGAGTTCTGTGATCATGGGACGAAAGAAGAGTGTGTGCAGTCAGGGGACACACCTCAGCCCTGCACCAAGTTGCACTTCAG GCGAATCatcaacaaacacacagacgAGAGCCTTGGCGACTGCTCCTTTCTGAATACTTGTTTCCACATGGACACTTGTAAATATGTGCACTATGAGATTGACAGCCCTCCTGAGGCAGAGGGTGACACACTGGGGCCCCAGGCAGGGGCCACTGAGCTTGGACTGCACTCCACTGTAGGAGACAGCAACGTTGGCAAATTGTTTCCTTCACAG TGGATTTGCTGTGACATCCGTTATCTTGATGTGTCCATCCTGGGGAAGTTTGCAGTGGTGATGGCCGACCCGCCATGGGACATTCACATGGAGCTTCCATATGGAACACTCACAGACGACGAGATGAGGAAACTCAACATTCCTATTCTGCAGGATGACGGTTTCCTCTTCCTCTGGGTGACAGGAAG GGCTATGGAGCTGGGCAGAGAGTGTCTAAGCTTATGGGG CTATGAGCGTGTAGATGAGATTATCTGGGTGAAGACTAACCAGCTTCAGAGAATCATTCGTACTGGAAGGACTGGACATTGGCTGAATCATGGCAAAGAGCATTGCTTG gTGGGAGTAAAAGGAAACCCACAAGGTTTTAACAGAGGCCTTGATTGTGATGTTATAGTGGCAGAG GTCCGCTCCACTAGTCATAAACCAGATGAAATCTATGGTATGATTGAGCGTTTGTCACCGGGTACACGAAAGATCGAGCTGTTTGGGAGACCACACAATGTGCAGCCTAACTG GATAACTCTTGGTAATCAGTTGGACGGTATTCACCTTTTAGACCCTGAAGTAGTTGCACGTTTTAAGAAGCGCTACCCTGACGGAGTCATCTCCAAACCTAAAAACATGTGA